The nucleotide window GTCCACGTGTCGTGGTACGAGGCCGCCGCGTACGCGCGCTGGGCCGGGAAGCGGCTCCCCACCGAGGCCGAGTGGGAGAAGGCCGCGGCGTGGGACCTGGAGACGCGCGTCGCGCGCCGCTACCCGTGGGGCGACGCGCCTCCCAGCGAGGATCACGCGAACCTGGACCAGCGGACGTTCGCGCCGGCCGCGGTGGGCGCCTACCCGCGCGGGCGGAGCTACTTCGGCTGCCACCAGATGATCGGCGACGTGTGGGAGTGGACGGCGTCGGACTTCGCGCCCTACCCCGGCTTCGTCGCCTTCCCGTACCGCGAGTATTCCGAGGTGCACTTCGGCAAGGGCCACAAGGCGCTGCGCGGCGGCTCGTGGGCGACGCGCCCGGTCGCGGTCCGGAACACGTTCCGCAACTGGGACCTGCCCCAGCGACGGCAGATCTTCGCCGGCTTCCGCTGTGCCGCCGACGGCTGAGGCGGCGCTCGCGGCGCTGCCGGTGGTGGTGGAGGAGGTGGAGTGCCGCGTGGGGGCGGTGCGGCTCGCGTCCTATCCGGGCGGCGGGCGGCCGACGTCGGAGGTCCGGCTGGGCGAGGGGCGTGGGGAGTGCGTGGCGTGGACGGCCGAGGCGCACGAGGAATTCCGGGCGCGGACGGGGGCCGCGCCGCGCGGCCGGTGGGCGCGCCTCGGCGACTGGTCGGAGGCGATGCGGGCGCGGTTCTCCGACCCGTACGAGCGCGCGGCGCTCGAGGCGGCGGCGATCGACCTGGCGCTCCGCCAGGCCGGGACGAACCTCTTCGAGCTCGCGGGCGTCACGTCGCGCGCGGTGCGCTACGTCGTGTCGTACGGGCGGCTGCGGGACCCGATGGCCGAGGCCGAGCCGGGCGTCGAGCTGAAGCTCGACGTGGACCCGGCGTGGGACGGCCCGACCTACGCCGCGCTCCGCCGCGTCGCGGTGCTCGACTTCAAGGGCACGGGGAGCCCGGCGGACCACGAGCGCGCCCACCGCGCCCTGCCCGAGGCGCTGATCGAGGATGCCCTCGCCGGGCCGTGGTCGGCGTCGCTGCGCACCCGGCTCGGCTTCGACGCGCCCGTCACGTCGGCGGGCGCGCTCGACGCGCTCCCGGTCCGGCCGGCCGCCGTGAACCTCAAGCCCGCGCGCATGGGCGGCGTGCTGGAGGCGCTCGCGTGCGCCGAGCGCTGCGCTCGGCTGGGGATCGACGTCTACGTTGGCGGGATGTTCGAGGTGGGTGTCGGGCGCCGGCAGCTGCGCGCGCTCGCGGCGCTCCTCTGTCCCGACGCGCCGAACGACGTCGCGCCGCTGGTGCCGCCCGAGCGGCCACCGCGCCTTCCGGTCGACGGCTCGGCGTCCGGGTTCGCCTGAGCGCCGTCACGGCAGGTACCGGTCGCCGAGGGTGCGGAGGAGCGGCGGGCGGCCGCGACGGACGCCGATCTCCCAGGTGATGGCGTGGGGCGCCGTGCCGTGCGCCCGAATGCGGCCCAGGTGGATGCCGCGCAGGTGGTGCCAGGCGCAGATGGCCACGCGGTTGGCGCGCGAGTTGTCGCCACCGGCCGAGCGATACCGGATGTGGTGGTCGTGGAGGTTGGCGCGCGAGGTGCAGGCCGGGACCGCGCAGCGCCAGCCGTCGCGCGCGAAGACCGGGTCGCGGTGCTGCGGCTGGGCCTCCCACTCGTGGCAGACGTGCTCGAGGAGCTTCTCGCAGGCCTTCCAGCGCGGCTCGCCGGCCGGACGGAAAGCGTCGAGCGCGGCGCGGAAGAGCGCGACGACCGACGGGGCCGCGGCGAACGTGATGTCGGCATCGAGCATGTCGTCACTGCGCGCACACATTTGCCGCTCGACCGGAGCGAGCGTGGCGCCGGGCGGAGGAGGCGCCGTCGGGAGCCCCGCGTCGCGCCGGTCGAGCGCCCATTCCACCTCGGCGACGAGGCGCCGGAGCGTCACCTCGCCCGCGCGCGCGACCCAGGCGTCGTCGCGGGAGGCCACGGGGAGGAGGGTCAGCGCGCGCAGCCACGAGACGTTGCCCTCGCGGTAGGCGGCGGCGAGCGCCGGCGTCCGGCGCAGCCCGCGCTCGAGCGCGACCAGGGCGCGCGCCTTGCGCCCCGAGAGGCCAAGGCGCTCTGCGACATAGCGGGACGCCGACGGGAAGCCGAAGGCGCGGTGCAGGCGAAGGTCGAAGAAGGTGCGGAGGAGGACACCCATCTGCCAGTCGATGCGCTGCATGGCGCGGCGGGCGACCCGCAGGCGCTCGTCGATCATGAAGGGGTCACCCGCAGGGCCGAGCTGGAGGAGCTTCTCCACGTCCTCCGCGATCGGCACTTCGACGGCGGACCAGCCGGGGTCGGCCGGCGTGTCGACGGGCTCCGGTGGGGGTTCGCGGAAAGGGCAGTCGTCGACGGGAGCGGGCGCGGCGGAGAGTCCCTCGGCGGCGATGACCTCGGCGGCGGCAGCGAGCGGGAGCTCGCTCCCCGCCATACGGCGGGCGAGCTCGACCGCCTGACGCCAGCGGGCGCGCAGCCGTCGCGGGCAGCGGAGCGAGAAGCGGAGGCGGTGGCGCTCGTCGGGGTCGGCGGGCGGGCGCGCGACGAGCGCCTCGAGCGCGCGAACCGTCCGGTCGCGCGCGAGCGCCAGCCACTCGCCCTCGCTGTCGGGCGTGGCCGCCGTGGCGAGGAGACGCGTCTGCGTCCACGACACGTCGCCCGCAGCGAAGGCGGCGGCAATGGCCGGGAGGCTCTCGAGCCGCTCGGCAACGCGCGCGAGGTCCTGCACCTGGCGTGCGGAGAGACCGAGCCGCTCGCGCGTCCAGTCGCCGAGGCGCGCGAAGCCGAGCCGGTTGTGGTAGCGGCCCGCGAGGAAGGTCCGCGCGAGCCGGCCGAGGACGCGGCGGCAGACCGCCTCCTGGCGCGCGAGGCGGCGGAGGTAGCCGTCGAGCTGGCGCGCGCGGAGGTCGCGGTCGACGGTGCGCCGGTCGCCCGTGTCGGCGAGGACCTCTGCCGGGACGACGTCCATATATGATGCGAGCGAAGATTAGGCGAAGATCGACCCCTGCGTCAACGCCGCTCGGGAACGCATCGGCCGCATGCATCCGCCGCTAGCGACGCCCGCGGAGGCCCCAGAGCAGGAGCAGGCAGCAGAGGAGGATGCCGGCCGCGGTCGACTGGAGGCCCAGGTTGACGATCGCCTCCTGCCACCCGGCCGCGGTGTGCCCGGCGCCGGCGATCGGCGTCATGCTGCTCGTGCCGAGGATCGCCGCCAGGAGGAGCGACGCCGAGCTGCCGTACGTGCCGAAGAGCGCGAGCCGGTAGGCCGCGGACTCGGCGCACGGCGGGAGCCGGAGCTCGGCCCAGAGCGCGCCCAGCACGGCGAGGAAGGTGCCCGTCATGACCCCGCCCAGATGGGCCGAGAGGCCCATGCGCGGGTTCGTCATCCGCTGGACGAAGGCGCCCACGACGAGGCCGAGCAAGAAGAGGAAGATGCCGTGCCAGAAGAGGCGGCGCCGCCGGTCCACGCGCCCCTCGTAACACAGGTCGGCGCGCAACGTGGAACCGCGCGGGCCCGCGTGCTAGCAGGCTCGCGTGCCGTTCGTCGAGTTCGCCGCCGCGGGCTTCCGGCTGCCGGACGGGCGCGCGCTGCTCGACGGGCTCTCGCTCGCGGTGGAGGAAGGCGAGACGCTGGCCGTGATCGGGCGGAGCGGGTCGGGGAAGACGACGGCGCTCAAGCTCGTCAACGCGCTCCTCATGCCGAGCACGGGCGAGGTGCGCGTCGCGGGGCGGGCGACGACGGCGTGGGACGCGATCCGCCTCCGGCGCCGGACGGGGTACGTGATCCAGGAGGTCGGGCTCTTCCCGCATCTCACGGTGGCGCGGAACGTAGGGCTCGTGCCCGAGCTGGAGGGCTGGCCAGCGGAGCGCATCGCGGCGCGCGTCGAGGAGCTGCTCGCGCTGGTGGGCCTCCCGGCGGCGGAGTTCGCGCCGCGCTACCCGCACGAGCTCTCCGGCGGGCAGCGACAGCGGGTCGGCGTGGCGCGCGCGCTGGCCGCGGACCCGCCCCTACTGTTGTTGGACGAGCCGTTCGGAGCGCTCGATCCGATCACGCGCGCCGAGCTGCAGCGCGAGTTCCGGGCCCTGCAGGCGCGGCTCAGGAAGACGGCGATCTTCGTCACCCACGACATGCGCGAGGCGGCGCTGGTGGGCGACCGGATCGCGGTGGTAGCGGGCGGGCGGCTGCGCGCCGTCGCGACGGGGGACGGGCTGCGTGCGAGCGGCGATCCCGAGGTGCGCGCGCTCATGGACGCGTGATGCTGCGCGAGGTGCTCGTGGAGACCGGCCGGCACGTGATGCTGGTCGGCGTGTCGGTCGGGGTGGCGTCCGCCGTCGGGGTGCCGCTTGGCGTCTGGCTCACGCGCCGGCCGGGGTGGAGCCGCATCGTCCTCGGCCTCGCGAGCGTGCTCCAGACGATCCCGAGCCTCGCGCTCTTCGGGTTCCTGATCCCCGTGCCGTGGATCGGCGGCATCGGGGTGCGCACGGCGCTGGTCGCCCTGACGCTCTACTCGCTGCTGCCGGTGCTCAGGAACACCGTGACGGGGATCGCAGGCGTCGACCCGGCGACCCGCGAGGCCGGGCGCGGCATGGGGATGACGGACGCGCAGCTCCTCTGGCGCGTGGAGCTGCCGCTCGCGGCGAGCGTCATCATTGCCGGCGTTCGTGTAGCCACCGTGATCGGGATCGGCGTCGCGACCATCGCGGCGGCGATCGGCGCGGGCGGGCTCGGCGTCTTCATCTTCCGCGGTGTCGCGATGGTGGACAACCGCACGATCCTGGCCGGCGCGCTGCCCGCGGCCGCGCTGGCGGTGGGGGCGGAGCTGGCGCTGGGCGCGGTGGAGCGCCGGGTGAGGCCGCCGCGGTGAGGTGGGCCCTGCTGGTGTTGGCGGCGCTCGCGGCCTGCGGCCGCGGCGCGGACGTCATCGTCGTCGGCTCGAAGAACTTCACCGAGCAGCGCATCCTGGGCGAGCTGCTCGCGCAGACGGTCGAGTCGGTGGGGCTGCGCGCGGAGCGGAAGCTCGACCTGGGCGGCACGTTCGTCTGCGATGCGGCCATCCGCGCCGGGCAGATCGACATGTACGTCGAGTACACGGGGACAGCGCTGGCGGCGATCCTGAAGGGCGGGCTCGGCGTCTTCATCTTCCGCGGTGTCGCGATGGTGGACAACCGCACGATCCTGGCCGGCGCGCTGCCCGCGGCCGCGCTGGCGGTGGGGGCGGAGCTGGCGCTGGGCGCGGTGGAGCGCCGGGTGAGGCCGCCGCGGTGAGGTGGGCCCTGCTGGTGTTGGCGGCGCTCGCGGCCTGCGGCCGCGGCGCGGACGTCATCGTCGTCGGCTCGAAGAACTTCACCGAGCAGCGCATCCTGGGCGAGCTGCTCGCGCAGACGGTCGAGTCGGTGGGGCTGCGCGCGGAGCGGAAGCTCGACCTGGGCGGCACGTTCGTCTGCGATGCGGCCATCCGCGCCGGGCAGATCGACATGTACGTCGAGTACACGGGGACAGCGCTGGCGGCGATCCTGAAGGAGAAGCCGGAGGGGATGGACCGCGCCCAGGTGCTCGCGCGCGTGCGCGAGGCGTACGCGAAGGACGGCCTCGTGTGGACGGCGCCGTTCGGGTTCGACAACACGTTCGCGCTGGTGGTGCGGAGGGACGCGGAGGAGGTGCGGACGATCTCCGACCTGGCGGCGCACCCCGGCGACTGGCGCGCCGGGTTCGGCTACGAGTTCAAGGAGCGGGCGGACGGCTACCCCGGCCTGGCGCAGGCGTACGGACTCGAGCTCGCGGAGATCCGGATCATGGACCTCGGGCTCCTGTACCGGGCGCTCGTCGACCAGAAAGTGGACGTCGTGGCGGGGAACGCGACGGACGGGCAGATCGAGAGCCTGAAGCTGAAGGTGCTGGTGGATGATCGAGGGTACTTTCCGCCATACGAGGCGGCGCCGGTGGTGAGGCGGGTGGTGCTGGAGAGGTACCCAAAGCTCGCAGCGGCGCTGGAGGGGTTGGGAGGGAGGATCTCGGTGCAGGGGATGAGGCGGATGAATTATGAGGTGGATGGGGGGCACCGGGGGCCGAGCGAAGTTGTGCGTGAGTTCCGCACGGCGTCGTAGCCACCGCACCTGAACCCAGGTGGATTCGCACTGCGCATCTCCTCTGGTTCGGGCCCGACGGTTAGGCGCGGCGCTGCGGTTGGCAGTGATCCTCGTCGCGGCCCTGCCCGTCGGCTGCCAGCGCGCGCAGGCGCCGTCCGTTTCCGTGGAGCGCGGGGAGCGGCTGCTCGTGATCCGCCCCACCCGGACGACAGACGCTCGGCGCGGGTGGTCTGATCCAGCGGGTGGTGTCGGCGCACGGCACCGTGCGCGTCGTGCTGGTCACCGCGGGAGATGGCTACGTGGAGGCGGTGCGGTACGAGACCGGGGAGCTCAGACCTCGCGCGCCCGTGTACGTCGCCTACGGCGAGCGGCGGCTGCGCGAGGCGCGGGCAGCCATGCGGAAGCTCGGGGGCGACCGGATGCGCCTGGGCCTCCTCGGCTTCCCCGATGGCGGCCTCGAGCAGCTCCTTCAGGCTCACTGGTGGCGCGACGTGCCCGAGCGCTCGCCGACCACCGGAGCCGTGCGCCCGCCCTATCCCGAGGCGCTCGACCGCAGCGTTGCGTACGATGGTGACGATCTCCGCCGGGAGCTCGTGCGGGTGCTGCGCGAGACCCGGCCGACCACCGTCGCGTTTCCCGATCCGCTCGACCGCCATCCCGATCACAGCGCCACGGGCGTCTTCGTGCTGCTCGCGCTGGGGGACCGGCTCGCCCGAGACGGACGTCTCCCGCGTCTCCTCGCGTACCTCGTGCACTGGCCCGGTTGACCGCCGGGATGGGACGATCCCCAGCCGGCGCTGGAGGCGAGGGGGCAACCCCTGGAGCTCCCCCCGGACCTCCCCGACCGTGGCCTCGCCCGCGTGGCCCTTCCGCTCTCGCGCACCGAGATCGACGGGAAGGCGGCCGCTCTCGAGTGCTACGTCACCCAGCAGGAGGTGCTGTCGAGTCTCCTCGCCGCCTTCGTGCGCCGCACGGAGCCCTTCACGGTCTTCACCGTGGCCGAGGTGCGAGGTGTAGGGAGCACGATCCAGCGGAAGGCCCGCCAGTAGGCAGTGGCTCTCGGAAACGGCTCGTTCGGCGCGGCCAGGATGTTCCGCTCGGGACCTCGCGTACTCCCGTCACGCAGTTCGACCGTGCGGTGACCATAGCTCGCTGCAAAGGCGCTGTGCGTGACGGGCACCGAGGTCAAATGCCGCTCCACGTTCAGCGTGTGAAATCTCCGACCTACCGAATCTCGACGACATTCGTCTCAACTGTACCCGGCGTCCGCTCGGGCACCGGGCCACAGGTCGTCAGTACGATCTTTCCTCGGTCTGCCTTCGACACCCCACGAAGCCGCATGTTAGCGCCCGACCCCGGAACTTCCAGACAACCGTCTCGCTCCGGCAATTCTCCGTCGACCACGACCGCGACCGCCTCGCCTCGTTCGGGCACCAACCTCCCCTCCCGCGCCACCCGCACCGGCCCCACCGTCATCGCATGCAGCGCCACGACGATCTCCTCCCCCCTCGCATACCGATCGAACTCCGTCCGCCCAAACAACCTCGCATTCCCCGCCGACAGATTCTCCTCCACCCTCGACGTGCTCGGCTCCCAGAACCGCGGCCGCCCGACGTCGATGTGCAGGAACCCGTCCTTCGCGTAGTACCCCGCCCCGCAGCAATCCAGCGCCCGCACCTTCATCCACAACGGACGCAGCATCGCCCGCGGGAAGGCCACGTCCGCCGCGAGCCCCTCGGTGTGGAGCGACCCGCCCGCCGCGCGCACGCCCTGCGCCCGCAGCCCCTCGTTGTACTCCGGGCGCCGATACCCCGACATCAGCGTCAACGGCCGCGCCCGAGCGGTCTTCTGCGCCCAGCTCAGCACCTCGATCAGCCGGAGCGACGCCCTCCCCTCCCCCTCGTCACCGGAAGACCGGAACGCCCGCCGGATGCGCGCAAGCGCCGCTTGATCATACGTTCCGTCCGCGCGCCGATACCGTACCTCCGCCCGCTCCTTCGTATGCGCGTTCACGATCGCCAGCGTCCCGTCCCCCATGATGAAGAACCGCTGCAAAGGCGCCGCCCATGCGCCCGACGCGACCAGCGCCACCACCACCGCCGCCGCGAAAAACCTCACCGCACGAACGCCTCCACCCGCCGCATGAGCGCGTCCGCGATCCGCACCCGGTGCATCGGCACCATCTCCGCCGGGAGCCGCTCCGGGTCGAACCAGCCCAGCTCGAGCGACTCGTGGCTGCACGTGAGCACGCCGCCGACGACGCGGCACTCGAAGCTCGAGCTGACGTAGTGGATGACGTTGCCGTCGGGGTAGGTGACGACCTGGCCGTGCGCGGGGGCGGAGTAGACGCCGATGAGTCTGAGCGGCGTCACCTCGAGGCCCGTCTCCTCGCGCACCTCACGCACCAGCGCCTCGGTGACCGACTCGCCGGGCTCGACGCCGCCGCCGGGGAGGCCCCAGAGGCCGTTGTCGGCGCGGCGCTGGAGGAGCAGGCCCTCGGCCGTCAGGATGATCGCCGACACGCCGGGGCGGATCACCATGGCGAGGCACTGTAGGGGCGGCGCCCCCGGGTGGCAAGCGCGAGCGGGACTGGAGTAGACGGGGCACCATGGCGGACATCACCTGGAGCTTCGCGGGCAGGGTCGCGCTGGTGAGCGGCGGCGCGTCGGGGATCGGGCGCGCGGCGGCGGCCGGCTGGATCGCGGCCGGGGCGCGCGTCGCCGTCTTCGACCAGAGCGCGGAGCGGCTCGAGGAGACGGCGGGCGCGCTCGGCCGCGGGGCGCTCGCCACGGTCGCGGGCGACGTGAGCGACCCCGACGACTGCGAGCGGGCGGTGGCGGAGACGCTCGCGCGCTTCGGGCGCCTGGACATCCTCCTCAACTCGGCGGGGACGGGCGCGATGGGGCGCGTGTGGGACCTCGAGCCCCTGGTGTGGGACCGCGTCCTCGCCGTGAACCTCCGTGGCACGTTCCTCCTGACGCGCGCGGCGAGCCGGTGGATGGTGGAGCAGAAGCGCCCGGGGCGCATCGTCAACATCGCCTCCACGAACGCGACCGTGCCGACCGCCGGGCACTCGCCCTACTGCGCGTCCAAGGCGGGTGTGGTCGCGCTCACCCAGGTGGCGGCGCTCGAGCTCGCGCCGCACCGGGTGACGGTGAACGCGATCGCGCCCGGCCCGGTGGACACGAACCTGACCGCCCCGCTCTTCGCCATGCCCGGCGCGCGCGAGGAGTTCCTGCGCCACGTCCCGCTCGGGCGGATGGGGCGCGCGGAGGACATCGCGCAGGCGATCCTCTTCCTCTCCTCCGAGGCGGCCGAGTGGGTGACGGGCCAGTGCTTCTACGTGGACGGCGGGCAGTCGCTGGTGGCGCTGCCGCCGTACATCGACCTGGTGGAGCGGCTCCTCGGGGGGAAGCTGTAGTCAGTCGCGGCGCTGGCTTCCGAAGTCGACGGTGCTGAGATGCATGCCGCCGTCGACGCCCACCGCCTCGCCAGTGATCGAGCCCGCCGCCGGCGAGGCGAGGAACGCGATCAGCGCCGCGACCTCCTCCGGCTCGACCAGGCGGCCCGCGGGCAGCACCGCGAGCCAGCGCGCCATCACGTCGGGCGGCATCGCCCGCACCTGCTCGGTCGCCACCAGGCCCGGGAGGACGGCGTTGGCGGTGATGCCGTGGCGGACGTTCTCGGCCGCGACCGTGAGGACCATCCCCACCACACCCGCCTTCGTCGCCGTGTAGGCGACCTGCCCCCGCAGGCCGGAGCGCGCCGCGGCGCTGGAGATCACGATGATCCGCCCGAAGCGCCGCTCGCGCATCCCGGACAGACACGCCTGCACGGTCCGGAACGCCCCGGTCAGGTTGACGTCGACGTCGCGCTGCCACTGCTCGGCCGTCATGCGGTGCGCCGGCGCGATGGTCGTGGTGATGGCCGCGTTGGCGACGCACACGTCGACGTCGCCGAGCGGGGGGAAGGGGTCGCGCGCGACGTCGAGGCGCACGTCGCAGCCTGCGGCCACGTCGGCCGTCACGACCTGCATGCCGTCGCGGCGGAGGCGCTCGGCGATCGCGGCGCCGAGTCCGCGTGCCGCTCCCGTGACCAGCGCCTTCACCGCGTGGGCTCCGGCCTCATGCACGGCCCGGAGCATGCGCCGGCGCGCGCGCCGTCGTCAACGGCCCGGGACACTTGCTTTGGGGTGACGAGTCGACTCTGATCCGCAGCGCATGCCCGCGCCGGACTCCAACGCCGAGCAGATCCGCTACTGGAACGAGGCCGCCGGCCCGAAGTGGG belongs to Deltaproteobacteria bacterium and includes:
- a CDS encoding HNH endonuclease — translated: MDVVPAEVLADTGDRRTVDRDLRARQLDGYLRRLARQEAVCRRVLGRLARTFLAGRYHNRLGFARLGDWTRERLGLSARQVQDLARVAERLESLPAIAAAFAAGDVSWTQTRLLATAATPDSEGEWLALARDRTVRALEALVARPPADPDERHRLRFSLRCPRRLRARWRQAVELARRMAGSELPLAAAAEVIAAEGLSAAPAPVDDCPFREPPPEPVDTPADPGWSAVEVPIAEDVEKLLQLGPAGDPFMIDERLRVARRAMQRIDWQMGVLLRTFFDLRLHRAFGFPSASRYVAERLGLSGRKARALVALERGLRRTPALAAAYREGNVSWLRALTLLPVASRDDAWVARAGEVTLRRLVAEVEWALDRRDAGLPTAPPPPGATLAPVERQMCARSDDMLDADITFAAAPSVVALFRAALDAFRPAGEPRWKACEKLLEHVCHEWEAQPQHRDPVFARDGWRCAVPACTSRANLHDHHIRYRSAGGDNSRANRVAICAWHHLRGIHLGRIRAHGTAPHAITWEIGVRRGRPPLLRTLGDRYLP
- a CDS encoding hydrogenase, whose protein sequence is MDRRRRLFWHGIFLFLLGLVVGAFVQRMTNPRMGLSAHLGGVMTGTFLAVLGALWAELRLPPCAESAAYRLALFGTYGSSASLLLAAILGTSSMTPIAGAGHTAAGWQEAIVNLGLQSTAAGILLCCLLLLWGLRGRR
- a CDS encoding ATP-binding cassette domain-containing protein, with amino-acid sequence MPFVEFAAAGFRLPDGRALLDGLSLAVEEGETLAVIGRSGSGKTTALKLVNALLMPSTGEVRVAGRATTAWDAIRLRRRTGYVIQEVGLFPHLTVARNVGLVPELEGWPAERIAARVEELLALVGLPAAEFAPRYPHELSGGQRQRVGVARALAADPPLLLLDEPFGALDPITRAELQREFRALQARLRKTAIFVTHDMREAALVGDRIAVVAGGRLRAVATGDGLRASGDPEVRALMDA
- a CDS encoding ABC transporter permease, translated to MLREVLVETGRHVMLVGVSVGVASAVGVPLGVWLTRRPGWSRIVLGLASVLQTIPSLALFGFLIPVPWIGGIGVRTALVALTLYSLLPVLRNTVTGIAGVDPATREAGRGMGMTDAQLLWRVELPLAASVIIAGVRVATVIGIGVATIAAAIGAGGLGVFIFRGVAMVDNRTILAGALPAAALAVGAELALGAVERRVRPPR
- a CDS encoding ABC transporter substrate-binding protein translates to MRWALLVLAALAACGRGADVIVVGSKNFTEQRILGELLAQTVESVGLRAERKLDLGGTFVCDAAIRAGQIDMYVEYTGTALAAILKEKPEGMDRAQVLARVREAYAKDGLVWTAPFGFDNTFALVVRRDAEEVRTISDLAAHPGDWRAGFGYEFKERADGYPGLAQAYGLELAEIRIMDLGLLYRALVDQKVDVVAGNATDGQIESLKLKVLVDDRGYFPPYEAAPVVRRVVLERYPKLAAALEGLGGRISVQGMRRMNYEVDGGHRGPSEVVREFRTAS
- a CDS encoding PIG-L family deacetylase, whose product is MIQRVVSAHGTVRVVLVTAGDGYVEAVRYETGELRPRAPVYVAYGERRLREARAAMRKLGGDRMRLGLLGFPDGGLEQLLQAHWWRDVPERSPTTGAVRPPYPEALDRSVAYDGDDLRRELVRVLRETRPTTVAFPDPLDRHPDHSATGVFVLLALGDRLARDGRLPRLLAYLVHWPG
- a CDS encoding DUF882 domain-containing protein is translated as MRFFAAAVVVALVASGAWAAPLQRFFIMGDGTLAIVNAHTKERAEVRYRRADGTYDQAALARIRRAFRSSGDEGEGRASLRLIEVLSWAQKTARARPLTLMSGYRRPEYNEGLRAQGVRAAGGSLHTEGLAADVAFPRAMLRPLWMKVRALDCCGAGYYAKDGFLHIDVGRPRFWEPSTSRVEENLSAGNARLFGRTEFDRYARGEEIVVALHAMTVGPVRVAREGRLVPERGEAVAVVVDGELPERDGCLEVPGSGANMRLRGVSKADRGKIVLTTCGPVPERTPGTVETNVVEIR
- a CDS encoding NUDIX domain-containing protein, translated to MVIRPGVSAIILTAEGLLLQRRADNGLWGLPGGGVEPGESVTEALVREVREETGLEVTPLRLIGVYSAPAHGQVVTYPDGNVIHYVSSSFECRVVGGVLTCSHESLELGWFDPERLPAEMVPMHRVRIADALMRRVEAFVR
- a CDS encoding SDR family oxidoreductase yields the protein MADITWSFAGRVALVSGGASGIGRAAAAGWIAAGARVAVFDQSAERLEETAGALGRGALATVAGDVSDPDDCERAVAETLARFGRLDILLNSAGTGAMGRVWDLEPLVWDRVLAVNLRGTFLLTRAASRWMVEQKRPGRIVNIASTNATVPTAGHSPYCASKAGVVALTQVAALELAPHRVTVNAIAPGPVDTNLTAPLFAMPGAREEFLRHVPLGRMGRAEDIAQAILFLSSEAAEWVTGQCFYVDGGQSLVALPPYIDLVERLLGGKL
- a CDS encoding SDR family oxidoreductase produces the protein MLRAVHEAGAHAVKALVTGAARGLGAAIAERLRRDGMQVVTADVAAGCDVRLDVARDPFPPLGDVDVCVANAAITTTIAPAHRMTAEQWQRDVDVNLTGAFRTVQACLSGMRERRFGRIIVISSAAARSGLRGQVAYTATKAGVVGMVLTVAAENVRHGITANAVLPGLVATEQVRAMPPDVMARWLAVLPAGRLVEPEEVAALIAFLASPAAGSITGEAVGVDGGMHLSTVDFGSQRRD